From Pseudomonas fluorescens:
ACCAGGCCATGGCTACCAGGCATACCACCGCCAGCATCAGCGCAATGCCCGGCACGATCGGGTAACCCGGTGCGCGGAAGGTGCGCTCCAGCAGCGGCTCGGTTTTGCGCAGTTTGAACAGGCTGAGCATGCTCATGATGTACATCACGATGGCGCCGAACACCGCCATGGTGATCATCGCCGCGGTCAGTGTCATGCCGCCGAGGTTGATCAGGCCGTCGCTGTAGATCGCCGCGATGCCGACCACGCCGCCGGCGATGATTGCCCGGTGCGGTGTCTGAAAGCGTGACAGTTTGGCCAGGAAAGACGGCAGGTAACCGGCACGGGCCAGGGCGAAGAACTGGCGCGAGTAGCCCAGGATGATGCCGTGGAAACTGGCCACCAGCCCGAACAGGCCGATCCATACCAGCATGTGCAGCCAGCCGGAGCTTTCACCCACCACGGTTTTCATCGCCTGTGGCAGCGGGTCGTTGATATTCGACAGGGTGCGCCAGTCACCCACGCCGCCGGCGAAGAACATCACGCCCATGGCCAGGATCACCAGGGTCAGGATGCCGCTGATGTAGGCCTTTGGAATGGTGCGCTTGGGATCTTTTGCCTCTTCAGCCGCCATGGCCGCACCTTCAATGGCGAGGAAAAACCAGATGGCGAAGGGGATCGCGGCAAACATCCCGGCAATCGCCGGGGCGCCGAAGGTGTCGGAACCGGCCCAGCCGTTCAGTGCGAAATTGCTGAAGCTGAAGGCCGGGGCGACCACGCCCATGAACACCAGCAATTCGGCGACGGCCAGCACGCACACCACCAATTCGAAGGTGGCGGCGAGTTTCACGCCGAGGATGTTCAGGCCCATAAAGACGATATAGGCGCCGACGGCCGCGTGTTTCGGGTCCAGTGCTGGAAATTGCACATTCAGGTAGGCGCCAATGGCCAATGCGATGGCGGGCGGGGCGAAGACAAATTCGATCAGGGTCGCCAGCCCGGCGATCAAGCCACCTTTCTCACCAAAGGCGCGACGGCTGTAGGCAAACGGCCCACCCGCATGAGGAATCGCCGTCGTCAGCTCGGTGAAACTGAAGATAAAGCAGGTGTACATCGCCGCGACCATCAATGAGGTCACCAGGAAGCCCAGGGTCCCGGCAACGCCCCAGCCATAACTCCAGCCGAAGTATTCACCCGATATCACCAGCCCGACGGCGATGCCCCATAAGTGCAGGGTGCCCAGGGTGGGTTTGAGTTGTGTGTTCATCGTGATGCGCTCCGTGAACGGTTTGGAATGTGATTCAAGGTGTTGCAGCGGACATGCCATGCCTCCCAACCGTGTCGTAAAGCGGCGCAACTGTCGTCTGGGGGATGGTTTGGCGTTTGAAATTTTCCGGTATTGCACCAGATAAGTGCGGGGGTGGCTGGGAGGGCCTCATCGGGGGCAAGCCCCCTCCCACACTTGGCCTGCGTACACCGGTCAAAATGTGGGAGGGGGCTTGCCCCCGATGAGGCCCTCCAATCCAGCACAACCCCCCCCTGTAAACCCCGCATAAACCCACTCTTTACGCCGTCTTTACGCCCCGACCACCCCGTCGCTCTCGTTCCTTTACACCACTCCTGCCGACAATTGCCCCACACGCGGCACTCGCCGCTAAACGGAGAGACTTCCATGAGCGTTCTGGACGGGGTGTCACTGCTATTGGCCGTGGCGCTGTTCATTTATCTGCTGGTTGCGCTGTTACGCGCGGATCGGAACTAGGAGCAGGCTATGCACAGTTATGACTATTGGCTGATCATCGCCTTCTTCGCCGTGGTGCTGGTGCCGGCGCCGTTTCTGGGTCGGTTCTACTACAAGGTGATGGAAGGCCAGCGCACTTGGCTCACCCCCGTGTTCGGCCCGGTCGAGCGTGCGTGTTATCGCATTGCCGGGGTAGATGAGCAGCAGGAACAAAGCTGGCAGAAATACATGCTGGCCTTGCTCGCGTTCAACCTCGCGGGCTTTTTGCTGTTGTTCGCGATCCTGCTGTTCCAGGACTATCTCCCACTGAACCCGCAGAAATTGCCGGGTCAGGAATGGACCCTGGCCTTCAACACCGCGGTCAGTTTCATGACCAACACCAACTGGCAGTCCTACAGCGGTGAAGCCTCTCTGAGCTACCTCAGCCAGATGGCCGGGTTGACCGTGCAGAACTTTGTCAGTGCCGCCACCGGCCTCGCCGTCCTGGTCGCGCTGTGCCGTGGGATCGGTCGCAAATCCACCCAAACCCTGGGTAACTTCTGGGTCGATATGACCCGCGCCACCCTCTATGGTCTGTTGCCGTTGTGCCTGGTGCTGGCGCTGTTCCTGGTGTGGCAGGGCGTGCCGCAAACCTTCGCCCATTACGTGGATGCCGTGACCCTGCAAGGCGTGGATCAAGTGATCCCCCTGGGCCCGGCGGCGAGCCAGATTGCGATCAAGCAATTGGGCACCAACGGTGGCGGTTTCTTCGGCGTCAACTCGGCGCACCCGTTTGAAGACCCGACCGCCTGGGCCAACCTGTTCGAGCTGGCCTCGATCATCCTGATCCCGGTGGCGCTGGTGTTCACCTTCGGCCACTACGTCAAAGACCTGCGTCAGAGCCGTGCGATCCTCGGCTGCATGCTCGCGCTGTTCCTGATCGGCGGCGCGACGTCGCTGTGGGCCGAGTACCAGCCCAACCCGGCGCTGAACAACCCGGCCGTGGAACAGACCGCACCGCTGGAAGGCAAGGAAGCGCGCTTCGGCACCACCGGTACCGTGCTGTGGTCGGTGACCACCACCGCGGCGTCCAACGGTTCGGTCAACGGCATGCAGGACAGCCTCAACCCGCTGAGCGGGATGGTGGCACTGGTCAACATGATGGTCGGCGAAGTGATCTTCGGCGGCGTCGGCGCCGGCATGTACGGGATGCTGCTCAACGTGTTGATTGCCGTATTCCTCGCCGGCCTGATGATCGGTCGTACCCCGGAATACCTGGGTAAGAAGTTGCAAGCCAAGGAAGTGCAATTGCTGGTCGTGACCTTGATGGTGATGCCGATTGGCGTGCTGGTGCTGGGAGCTATTGCCTCCAGTTTGCCTGGCCCGGCCAGTGCCATCAGCAACCCCGGCCCCCATGGTTTCAGTCAGTTGCTCTATGCCTATACCTCAGCCAGTGCCAACAACGGTTCGGCGTTTGGCGGTTTCAGTGCCAACACCCCGTTCCATAACTTGATGTTGGGCCTGGGCATGTTGATCGGTCGTTTCGGCTACATCCTCCCGGTACTGGCCCTGGCCGGCAGCCTGGCGATGAAGAAAACCGCACCGATTGGCCAGAACAGCTTCCCCACCCACGGCCCGCTGTTCGTGACCCTGTTGACCGTGACCATTTTGCTGGTGGGCGGCCTGACCTTCCTGCCAACGCTGGCGCTGGGCCCCATTGCTGAACACTTGAGCATGGGTTTCTGAGGGATATGAAAATGAATATGCCTGCAAAAAACGCGACCCCGGTCAAACACCAGGAACCCGCCAAAACCGCTATTTCCGCCCTGTGGCGCCCGGCGCTGGTCCAGGCGTTCGTCAAGCTCGACCCACGCCAGCTGCAACGCTCGCCGGTGATGCTGGTGGTCGAGCTGACCGCGATCCTCACCACCGTGCTGTGCTTTGTGCCGGACACGGCGGTGCCGACCTTCGTCGCCGTGCAGATCGCCGTGTGGCTGTGGTTCACCGTGCTGTTCGCCAACTTCGCCGAAGCCTTGGCCGAAGGGCGTGGCAAGGCCCGCGCCGACAGCCTCAAGGCCGGCAGCGAGGGCTTGAGCGCGCGCCGCAAGGAAGCCGATGGCAGTTTCAAGGTCGTGCCCGCCACCAGCCTGCGCAAAGGTGATGTGGTGCGCGTCGCCGCCGGGGAAATGATCCCCGGCGACGGCGAGGTCATCGAAGGTATCGCGGCGGTCAACGAAGCGGCGATCACCGGTGAATCCGCCCCCGTGATCCGCGAGTCCGGCGGCGACCGTTCCGCCGTCACCGGCAACACACGCCTGGTCTCGGACTGGCTGCTGATCCGCATCACCGCCAACCCTGGCGAGTCGACCCTGGACCGCATGATTGCCCTGGTGGAAGGGGCCAAGCGCCAGAAAACCCCCAATGAAGTCGCGCTGGATATCCTGCTGATCGGCCTGACCCTGATCTTCCTGCTGGTGGTAGTGACGCTGCAACCGTTCGCTCACTTCGCCAATGGCAGCCTGCCCTTGGTGTTCCTGGTTGCCCTGCTGGTAACGTTGATTCCGACCACCATCGGGGGCTTGTTGTCGGCCATCGGTATCGCTGGCATGGACCGCCTGGTGCGCCTCAATGTCATCGCCAAGTCCGGCCGCGCCGTGGAAGCGGCGGGGGACGTGCATGTGTTGCTGCTGGACAAGACCGGCACCATCACCTTTGGTAACCGTCGCTGCTCGGCCGTGGTCGCGGCACCGGGTGTGAGCGGACGGGAGTTGGCCGAAGGCGCACTGCTGGCCTCGCTGGCGGATGACACGGCGGAAGGCAAATCCATCGTCGAATACCTGCGTGCCTTGCACCCTCAGGCCGAGCCGTCCCTGGATGAATTGACCGCCGTCCCGTTCACCGCTGAAACCCGCTTGTCTGGCGTCGACTACCAGGGGCGCGTGTTCCGTAAAGGCGCCGTGGATTCGCTGCTGGCGTTTATCGGTCAACCACGCAGCGACCTGCAACCCGCGCTATCGCGGGAAATCGACAAGATCGCCCAGAGCGGTGGCACACCGTTGCTGGTGTGCGCCGATGGCAAGTTGCTGGGGGCGATCCATCTCAAAGACGTGGTCAAGCCTGGCATTCGCGAACGTTTCGCCGAACTGCGCAAGCTGGGGATTCGCACCGTGATGGTGACCGGCGACAACCCGCTGACCGCTGCTGCGATTGCGGCCGAAGCCGGCGTGGATGACGTACTCGCCGAAGCCACTCCAGAGAAAAAACTCGCACGCATTCGCCATGAGCAAAATGACGGTCGCTTGGTTGCCATGTGCGGCGACGGTGCTAACGACGCCCCGGCGCTGGCCCAGGCGGACGTCGGCATGGCCATGAACGACGGTACCCAGGCCGCTCGCGAGGCCGCGAACATGGTCGACCTCGACAGCGACCCGACCAAGCTGCTGGACGTGGTGCAGATCGGCAAGGAGTTGCTGGTGACCCGTGGCGCGCTGACAACCTTTTCCATCGCCAACGACGTGGCCAAGTACTTTGCGATCCTGCCGGCGCTGTTCGCCTCGATCTACCCGCAATTGGGTGTGCTCAACGTGATGCACTTGCAGAGTCCGCAAAGCGCGATCCTCTCGGCCATCGTGTTCAACGCGCTGATCATCGTGGTGTTGATCCCCCTGGCCCTGCGCGGTGTGCGGGTGCAAGCGGCGAGTGCGGCGGCATTGCTGCGGCGCAATCTGTTGATCTACGGGTTGGGCGGGATCCTGGTGCCATTCGTGGGCATCAAGGCGATCGACATGCTGCTGACTGCGCTGCACCTGGTTTGACCCGATACCCGTGGGCACCATCCCCGTGCCCACAGGTTGCAAAGACCGAATTGAGGAGTTTGAAATGTCCAACATAATCCGCCCGGCCCTGAGCCTGCTGGTGCTCATGACCCTGATCACCGGCGTCGCCTACCCACTGGTGGTAACCGGTGTCGCCCAAGTTGCCTTCCCGGACCAGGCCAACGGCAGCCTGGTGCGCGACGCCAGCGGCAAGGTGCGTGGCTCCAGCCTGATCGCCCAGGATTTTACCGGTGACAGCTGGTTCCACCCACGCCCTTCGGCGGGCGCGTTTGCTACCGTGTCCAGCAGCGCCAGCAACCTTGGCCCAAGCAACCCGGCGCTGGCCACCCGCGTGTTCGACGA
This genomic window contains:
- the eat gene encoding ethanolamine permease — its product is MNTQLKPTLGTLHLWGIAVGLVISGEYFGWSYGWGVAGTLGFLVTSLMVAAMYTCFIFSFTELTTAIPHAGGPFAYSRRAFGEKGGLIAGLATLIEFVFAPPAIALAIGAYLNVQFPALDPKHAAVGAYIVFMGLNILGVKLAATFELVVCVLAVAELLVFMGVVAPAFSFSNFALNGWAGSDTFGAPAIAGMFAAIPFAIWFFLAIEGAAMAAEEAKDPKRTIPKAYISGILTLVILAMGVMFFAGGVGDWRTLSNINDPLPQAMKTVVGESSGWLHMLVWIGLFGLVASFHGIILGYSRQFFALARAGYLPSFLAKLSRFQTPHRAIIAGGVVGIAAIYSDGLINLGGMTLTAAMITMAVFGAIVMYIMSMLSLFKLRKTEPLLERTFRAPGYPIVPGIALMLAVVCLVAMAWFNALIGLIFLGFMVAGFIYFQLTAQDRADAPADAMLTGL
- the kdpF gene encoding K(+)-transporting ATPase subunit F, with product MSVLDGVSLLLAVALFIYLLVALLRADRN
- the kdpA gene encoding potassium-transporting ATPase subunit KdpA, which codes for MHSYDYWLIIAFFAVVLVPAPFLGRFYYKVMEGQRTWLTPVFGPVERACYRIAGVDEQQEQSWQKYMLALLAFNLAGFLLLFAILLFQDYLPLNPQKLPGQEWTLAFNTAVSFMTNTNWQSYSGEASLSYLSQMAGLTVQNFVSAATGLAVLVALCRGIGRKSTQTLGNFWVDMTRATLYGLLPLCLVLALFLVWQGVPQTFAHYVDAVTLQGVDQVIPLGPAASQIAIKQLGTNGGGFFGVNSAHPFEDPTAWANLFELASIILIPVALVFTFGHYVKDLRQSRAILGCMLALFLIGGATSLWAEYQPNPALNNPAVEQTAPLEGKEARFGTTGTVLWSVTTTAASNGSVNGMQDSLNPLSGMVALVNMMVGEVIFGGVGAGMYGMLLNVLIAVFLAGLMIGRTPEYLGKKLQAKEVQLLVVTLMVMPIGVLVLGAIASSLPGPASAISNPGPHGFSQLLYAYTSASANNGSAFGGFSANTPFHNLMLGLGMLIGRFGYILPVLALAGSLAMKKTAPIGQNSFPTHGPLFVTLLTVTILLVGGLTFLPTLALGPIAEHLSMGF
- the kdpB gene encoding potassium-transporting ATPase subunit KdpB, which translates into the protein MNMPAKNATPVKHQEPAKTAISALWRPALVQAFVKLDPRQLQRSPVMLVVELTAILTTVLCFVPDTAVPTFVAVQIAVWLWFTVLFANFAEALAEGRGKARADSLKAGSEGLSARRKEADGSFKVVPATSLRKGDVVRVAAGEMIPGDGEVIEGIAAVNEAAITGESAPVIRESGGDRSAVTGNTRLVSDWLLIRITANPGESTLDRMIALVEGAKRQKTPNEVALDILLIGLTLIFLLVVVTLQPFAHFANGSLPLVFLVALLVTLIPTTIGGLLSAIGIAGMDRLVRLNVIAKSGRAVEAAGDVHVLLLDKTGTITFGNRRCSAVVAAPGVSGRELAEGALLASLADDTAEGKSIVEYLRALHPQAEPSLDELTAVPFTAETRLSGVDYQGRVFRKGAVDSLLAFIGQPRSDLQPALSREIDKIAQSGGTPLLVCADGKLLGAIHLKDVVKPGIRERFAELRKLGIRTVMVTGDNPLTAAAIAAEAGVDDVLAEATPEKKLARIRHEQNDGRLVAMCGDGANDAPALAQADVGMAMNDGTQAAREAANMVDLDSDPTKLLDVVQIGKELLVTRGALTTFSIANDVAKYFAILPALFASIYPQLGVLNVMHLQSPQSAILSAIVFNALIIVVLIPLALRGVRVQAASAAALLRRNLLIYGLGGILVPFVGIKAIDMLLTALHLV
- the kdpC gene encoding potassium-transporting ATPase subunit KdpC, translating into MSNIIRPALSLLVLMTLITGVAYPLVVTGVAQVAFPDQANGSLVRDASGKVRGSSLIAQDFTGDSWFHPRPSAGAFATVSSSASNLGPSNPALATRVFDDANKQLVPSQGPVPLVSLTTSGSGLDPHLPPEAIAYQLARVAAARNVPVSTLQRLLDAHIESPLVGPPVVNVLALNMALEKL